The Hyphomicrobiales bacterium genome has a window encoding:
- the aroQ gene encoding 3-dehydroquinate dehydratase 2: MSRLVYVLNGPNLNLLGKRQPHIYGHETLADVERDCRKLAEELKLELRFHQSNREYELIDWIHEAREDGAGIVINPAAFTHTSVALLDALNTFEGPVIECHISQVHKREAFRHHSYVSLRSDGVIAGFGTQGYQLGLRRIAKLIDDKAA; this comes from the coding sequence ATGTCCCGCCTCGTCTACGTCCTGAACGGCCCGAACCTGAACCTGCTCGGCAAACGCCAGCCGCATATCTACGGGCACGAGACCCTGGCCGATGTCGAGCGCGATTGCCGGAAGCTCGCCGAGGAGCTGAAGCTGGAATTGCGGTTCCATCAGTCCAACCGCGAATACGAGCTGATCGACTGGATCCACGAGGCGCGCGAGGACGGCGCCGGCATCGTCATCAACCCCGCCGCCTTCACCCACACCTCGGTCGCGCTGCTCGATGCGCTCAACACCTTCGAGGGGCCGGTGATCGAGTGCCATATCTCCCAGGTGCATAAGCGCGAGGCCTTCCGGCACCATTCCTATGTCTCGCTGCGATCGGACGGCGTCATCGCCGGCTTCGGTACGCAGGGCTACCAGCTTGGGCTGCGTCGCATCGCCAAGCTCATCGACGACAAGGCCGCGTGA